From Zingiber officinale cultivar Zhangliang chromosome 5B, Zo_v1.1, whole genome shotgun sequence, the proteins below share one genomic window:
- the LOC121984824 gene encoding sm-like protein LSM8, giving the protein MSTGPGLESLVNQTISIITNDGRIIVGTLRGFDQATNVILDESHERVYSTREGVQQLALGLYIIRGDNISVVGELDEELDLVNDLSKIKAHPLKPVIH; this is encoded by the exons ATGTCAACCGGTCCTGGCCTAGAGTCATTGGTAAACC AAACTATCTCAATCATCACAAATGATGGGCGCATCATTGTT GGAACTTTGAGAGGCTTTGACCAGGCAACAAATGTCATCCTTGATGAATCACATGAGAGAGTTTACTCCACTAGG GAAGGGGTACAACAACTCGCCCTCGGGTTGTATATTATAAGAGGGGATAACAT AAGCGTTGTTGGAGAGTTGGACGAAGAGCTGGATCTAGTGAATGACTTGTCCAAAATTAAGGCACATCCCCTTAAGCCTGTAATACATTAA
- the LOC121984825 gene encoding uncharacterized protein LOC121984825, translated as MAAPLCVECGARSNPCRCKVVGPTVGFLAFAAAAVVEWPVGAVVYLFRHLKGRRIMSHPATVVYPSVANAIPI; from the coding sequence ATGGCGGCGCCTTTGTGCGTGGAGTGCGGGGCGAGGAGCAACCCGTGCCGGTGCAAGGTTGTGGGGCCGACGGTGGGGTTTCTGGCGTTCGCGGCGGCAGCGGTTGTGGAGTGGCCGGTGGGGGCGGTGGTGTACCTGTTCCGCCACCTGAAGGGCCGCCGGATCATGTCCCACCCCGCCACCGTCGTCTACCCCTCCGTCGCCAACGCCATCCCCATTTAA
- the LOC121984827 gene encoding sm-like protein LSM8 isoform X1 codes for MSTGPGLESLVNQTISIITNDGRIIVGTLRGFDQATNIILDESHERVYSTRVSYSLYSTVIFFFFLPISTFNPLCLFLLSIILQEGVQQLALGLYIIRGDNISVVGELDEELDLVNDLSKIKAHPLTPVIH; via the exons ATGTCAACCGGTCCTGGCCTAGAGTCATTGGTAAACC AAACTATCTCAATCATCACAAATGATGGGCGCATCATTGTT GGAACTTTGAGAGGCTTTGACCAGGCAACAAATATCATCCTTGATGAATCACATGAGAGAGTTTACTCCACTAGGGTAAGTTACTCATTATATTCtactgttattttttttttttttttgcccatcTCAACGTTTAATCCCCTCTGTTTGTTCTTATTGTCCATTATTTTGCAGGAAGGGGTACAACAACTCGCCCTCGGGTTGTATATTATAAGAGGGGATAACAT AAGCGTTGTTGGAGAGTTGGACGAAGAGCTGGATCTAGTGAATGACTTGTCCAAAATTAAGGCACATCCCCTTACGCCTGTAATACATTAA
- the LOC121984827 gene encoding sm-like protein LSM8 isoform X2 translates to MSTGPGLESLVNQTISIITNDGRIIVGTLRGFDQATNIILDESHERVYSTREGVQQLALGLYIIRGDNISVVGELDEELDLVNDLSKIKAHPLTPVIH, encoded by the exons ATGTCAACCGGTCCTGGCCTAGAGTCATTGGTAAACC AAACTATCTCAATCATCACAAATGATGGGCGCATCATTGTT GGAACTTTGAGAGGCTTTGACCAGGCAACAAATATCATCCTTGATGAATCACATGAGAGAGTTTACTCCACTAGG GAAGGGGTACAACAACTCGCCCTCGGGTTGTATATTATAAGAGGGGATAACAT AAGCGTTGTTGGAGAGTTGGACGAAGAGCTGGATCTAGTGAATGACTTGTCCAAAATTAAGGCACATCCCCTTACGCCTGTAATACATTAA